In Marasmius oreades isolate 03SP1 chromosome 3, whole genome shotgun sequence, a single window of DNA contains:
- a CDS encoding uncharacterized protein (BUSCO:EOG09264P74), whose amino-acid sequence MASPPPLRHPVPTHPAYIPEPPATPVSPDGYQRYASSPNPQQQPHNQQPQHYSPQVPLQQPPAYLTSPFQHNQHPHVYQQRPQQQQSFVPQPDFAAWGLNDATTQFGMQLGTSAVAAGQEYVQKNFGGIIPISSIKHRFNVSNSYVLRKLKLIVFPWTHKSWSRRVHRTENGHTEWQPPREDVNSPDLYIPLMAFVTYILVSAFHSGLNARFHPRILGESASSALGVVIVDFLFVYVGCYLLNVQSSGQAVDIVAYTGYKFVGVILTILSNYPNVVTLYYLVFIYFFLANALFLLRSLRSLVLPDPATAVNSTATGGVSPTNKRRRISFLFLEAVCQVAYMLFLVRV is encoded by the exons ATGGCTTCACCTCCACCACTCCGACACCCAGTGCCAACTCATCCAGCATATATTCCTGAGCCTCCTGCTACGCCAGTTTCTCCAGACGGCTATCAAAGATATGCGTCCTCGCCCAATCCTCAGCAACAGCCCCATAACCAACAACCACAGCACTATTCTCCCCAAGTTCCGCTCCAGCAGCCTCCGGCGTACTTGACTTCACCCTTCCAGCATAATCAGCATCCCCATGTATATCAACAACGACCTCAACAGCAACAATCATTTGTGCCGCAACCAGACTTTGCTGCGTGGGGTTTGAACGATGCCACGACCCAGTTCGGTATGCAGCTTGGAACCAGTGCAGTTGCGGCCGGTCAAGAATACGTTCAGAAAAAT TTTGGCGGTATAATACCCATAAGCAGTATAAAACACCGTTTCAACGTCTCCAACTCATATGTTCTACGCAAGCTCAAGTTGATCGTATTCCCTTGGACCCACAAGTCCTGGTCTCGTCGTGTTCATCGCACAGAAAATGGTCATACTGAGTGGCAACCCCCGAGAGAGGACGTCAACAGTCCTGATCTCTATATACCTC TCATGGCGTTTGTAACCTACATCCTGGTTTCTGCATTTCACTCAGGTCTCAATGCTCGTTTTCATCCGAGA ATTTTGGGAGAGTCAGCCTCTTCGGCTCTAGGCGTCGTTATCGTCGACTTTCTCTTCGTCTACGTCGGTTGTTATCTCCTCAACGTACAAAGCTCTGGTCAAGCTGTCGACATCGTTGCTTACACTGGCTACAAGTTTGTTGG TGTCATCCTCACCATTCTATCCAACTACCCTAACGTCGTCACCCTTTATTACCTCGTCTTTATTTACTTTTTCCTTGCCAATGCCTTGTTCCTCCTCAGGTCATTACGCTCCTTGGTCTTACCCGATCCAGCTACTGCCGTCAATTCCACTGCCACCGGCGGCGTAAGCCCTACAAATAAAAGGCGAAGAATCAGCTTCTTGTTCTTAGAGGCGGTCTGTCAAGTTGCCTACATGTTATTTTTGGTCAGGGTGTAA
- the CDC4 gene encoding SCF ubiquitin ligase complex subunit cdc4 (BUSCO:EOG09265591) yields MSDNAEYKEAFALFDKKGTGAVPRETLGDLLRALGQNPTQAEVAELVSAAPRDVDYKTFLAVLNRPDGFKPAGTPEEFIRGFQVFDKEGNGFIGAGELRYVLTQLGEKMSDEEVDELLKGVQIGADGNVNYESFVRTILSQ; encoded by the exons ATG AGTGATAACGCAG AGTACAAGGAGGCTTTCGCTCTTTTCGACAAGAAAGGGACCGGGGCAGTTCCGAGAGAGACTCTTGGGGACTTGTTAAGAGCGTTAGGTCAGAACCCAACACAAGCGGAGGTTGCTGAACTCGTCTCTGCTGCTCCTCGAGATG TGGACTACAAGACCTTTTTGGCGGTTCTCAACCGTCCGGATGGGTTTAAGCCGGCGGGCACCCCAG AGGAATTTATTCGTGGTTTTCAAGTGTTTGATAAGGAGGGAAACGGTTTTATCGGGGCTGGAGAGTTGAGATATGTGTTAACGCAGCTGGGTGAGAAGATGAGCGATGAAGAGGTGGATGAACTGCTGAAAGGCGTTCAGATTGGAGC CGACGGAAACGTCAACTACGAGTCATTTGTACGCACAATCCTCAGTCAGTAG